In Azospirillum baldaniorum, one DNA window encodes the following:
- a CDS encoding SDR family NAD(P)-dependent oxidoreductase, with product MFDDLKGKRVLITGSTQGIGLAAVEAFARAGAKVAMNGRRIPADLEATLARLNGLGGEVVFLQADVSDSAACGTLVEAFVERFGGIDVLINNAGGLVARKPLPEIDDAFFDAVTDLNSRSALMVTKHALPHLKAAASQNGTTSSVISVGSVAGYTGGGPGAGLYGAAKAWLHNIQKNWVAFHTKDGIRFNMVSPGTFDTAFHADKDEDTKARIGSGFPMGRFGRPEECAPTFLFFASHTCSGYITGQVLDVNGGQYMP from the coding sequence ATGTTTGACGATCTGAAGGGCAAGCGCGTTCTGATCACCGGTTCCACGCAGGGCATCGGCCTCGCGGCGGTGGAGGCGTTCGCCCGCGCCGGCGCCAAGGTCGCCATGAACGGCCGTCGCATTCCGGCGGACCTGGAGGCCACGCTGGCCCGTCTGAACGGGCTGGGTGGCGAGGTCGTCTTCCTCCAGGCCGACGTGTCGGACAGCGCGGCGTGCGGCACGCTCGTCGAGGCCTTCGTCGAGCGCTTCGGCGGCATCGACGTGCTCATCAACAACGCGGGCGGTCTGGTCGCCCGCAAGCCGCTGCCGGAGATCGACGACGCCTTCTTCGACGCGGTGACCGACCTGAACTCCCGCTCCGCACTGATGGTGACCAAGCACGCGCTGCCGCACCTGAAGGCTGCGGCGTCGCAGAACGGCACCACCTCTTCGGTGATCTCGGTCGGTTCGGTCGCCGGCTACACCGGCGGCGGTCCGGGCGCCGGCCTGTACGGCGCGGCCAAGGCGTGGCTGCACAACATCCAGAAGAACTGGGTGGCCTTCCACACCAAGGACGGCATCCGCTTCAACATGGTCTCGCCGGGCACCTTCGACACAGCCTTCCACGCCGACAAGGACGAGGACACCAAGGCCCGCATCGGCTCCGGTTTCCCGATGGGCCGCTTCGGCCGTCCGGAAGAGTGCGCCCCGACCTTCCTGTTCTTCGCGTCGCACACCTGCAGCGGCTACATCACCGGGCAGGTTCTCGACGTCAACGGCGGCCAGTACATGCCGTAA